In Sphingobacterium thalpophilum, a genomic segment contains:
- a CDS encoding AraC family transcriptional regulator: MDITNLPEDLWEHNETHTSDLQIFNYEVYKNGSRNKIGLDKNVFSFLLDGQKNIHFSNDIISINETQSLLITSNNVLVTELVGVSSYRCLLFFFSHKNITDFLLKHSHSFSQNASDKKITDIPYFLLEKDNFIIHYIHSLQQIFGLQQSISQKILELKFEEIMLYLADKYGTVFLDYLHYLLINERELSFKMVIEKNLYTNLNIDEIAFLCNMSASTFKRKFISIYQESPGKWFRQKRLNKAKELLHNNQVTPSEIFMDFGYGSLSNFSAAFKNEFGYSPNHIHSN, from the coding sequence ATGGACATTACAAACCTTCCCGAAGATCTATGGGAACATAACGAAACTCATACTTCGGATTTGCAAATTTTCAATTACGAAGTGTATAAGAACGGTTCTAGAAACAAGATTGGCCTGGATAAAAATGTATTCAGTTTCTTATTGGATGGTCAAAAAAACATTCACTTTTCTAATGATATCATTTCAATCAATGAAACACAATCGCTACTTATCACATCTAATAATGTTTTGGTTACCGAACTGGTAGGTGTAAGTTCATACCGTTGTTTACTCTTCTTCTTTTCTCACAAAAACATCACCGATTTTTTATTGAAACATTCCCATTCTTTCAGTCAGAATGCCTCAGATAAAAAGATAACGGATATACCTTATTTCCTTTTAGAGAAAGACAATTTTATCATCCATTATATTCATTCGCTCCAACAAATTTTTGGTTTGCAACAATCTATCTCTCAAAAGATTTTGGAACTGAAATTTGAAGAAATAATGCTTTATCTGGCGGATAAATATGGGACGGTATTTTTAGATTACTTACATTATTTACTAATCAATGAAAGAGAATTATCATTTAAAATGGTAATTGAAAAGAACCTTTATACGAACTTGAATATTGACGAAATAGCCTTTCTGTGCAATATGAGTGCCTCTACTTTTAAGAGAAAATTTATAAGTATATACCAGGAATCTCCAGGGAAATGGTTTCGGCAAAAACGGCTTAACAAGGCCAAAGAATTGTTACATAATAATCAAGTCACACCTTCCGAAATTTTTATGGACTTTGGCTATGGCAGCTTGTCAAATTTTAGTGCAGCCTTTAAAAATGAATTTGGGTATAGCCCCAACCACATCCACTCAAATTGA
- a CDS encoding putative quinol monooxygenase, translated as MKKLGLLVRLEAKAGQEKNVEDFITGALPLALEEAGTVTWYAFRIDASTFGIYDTFSNEEGREAHLGGKIAKALMENAPDLLATPPSIEKLDILAAK; from the coding sequence ATGAAAAAATTAGGATTGTTAGTTCGGTTGGAAGCAAAGGCCGGCCAAGAAAAAAACGTTGAAGATTTTATTACAGGGGCATTACCGCTTGCTCTTGAAGAAGCCGGTACCGTTACGTGGTATGCATTCCGTATTGATGCTTCTACCTTCGGTATTTACGATACTTTTTCAAACGAAGAAGGTAGAGAGGCACACCTTGGCGGTAAGATCGCAAAAGCATTAATGGAAAATGCACCAGACCTATTGGCAACACCTCCGTCTATTGAAAAATTGGACATTTTAGCTGCCAAATAG
- a CDS encoding zinc-binding dehydrogenase has protein sequence MTTGSTVYIAGAGPVGRCAAESAKLLGASCVIVGDMNKERLELVKQAGMETVDLTLDASVAEQIEQILGVPEVDAGVDAVGYEAHGHGDEDYKIENPNAVINDLFDVVRVSGGIGIPGIYTPSDPGGRDENAKHGKLTVDWGKGWLKSFHIQTGMAPIGRYNYQIMQAILRGRISMKTIMNPQVISLDEAPQAYKDFSDGSSKKFIIDPHGMIKNRS, from the coding sequence GTGACAACAGGATCAACCGTTTATATTGCTGGTGCTGGACCTGTGGGACGCTGCGCCGCAGAATCAGCAAAGCTTCTTGGAGCTTCCTGCGTTATTGTAGGAGATATGAACAAGGAGCGGTTGGAACTTGTCAAACAGGCGGGAATGGAAACTGTTGATCTTACCCTTGATGCCAGTGTAGCAGAACAGATCGAACAGATTCTCGGAGTACCAGAAGTGGATGCCGGTGTGGATGCCGTAGGTTATGAGGCACATGGACATGGTGATGAAGACTACAAAATAGAAAATCCCAACGCAGTTATCAATGATCTTTTCGATGTTGTTCGCGTAAGCGGAGGTATAGGGATTCCAGGTATCTATACTCCTTCTGACCCAGGAGGGCGTGATGAGAATGCTAAGCACGGTAAACTGACTGTCGACTGGGGAAAAGGTTGGCTTAAGTCATTTCATATTCAAACGGGAATGGCTCCAATTGGACGTTACAATTATCAAATTATGCAGGCCATTCTAAGGGGCCGTATCTCCATGAAAACGATCATGAACCCGCAGGTTATCAGCCTTGACGAAGCACCACAAGCCTATAAAGACTTTTCGGATGGTTCAAGCAAAAAGTTTATTATCGATCCACATGGCATGATAAAAAACCGTTCGTAA
- a CDS encoding AraC family transcriptional regulator yields MLRIRFNNVNHFIKIFKRLEGLSPGQYRH; encoded by the coding sequence CTGTTACGCATCAGGTTTAATAATGTGAATCATTTCATTAAAATTTTTAAAAGGCTTGAGGGGCTTTCTCCGGGCCAATATAGACACTGA
- a CDS encoding AraC family transcriptional regulator N-terminal domain-containing protein, with protein sequence MKSYRINHVNLSDSSKLDSRLEHRRTFNLPNCELNIFETFHKSDNVILSYSGGLVVSSMMRGEKVMSEDGQEAFDFLPGQSVILPDGLTMNVGFPDADENRPVQCITLTLDWDTVHKNLDYLNERYSNRQAPFEWKLDFSHQHSKIAWSL encoded by the coding sequence ATGAAATCTTATCGGATAAATCACGTAAATTTAAGCGACAGTTCTAAATTGGATTCCAGACTGGAGCACCGGAGGACTTTTAATCTTCCGAACTGTGAGCTCAACATATTTGAAACATTTCATAAAAGTGACAATGTAATACTTTCATATAGTGGTGGATTGGTAGTTTCAAGTATGATGAGAGGAGAAAAAGTGATGTCCGAGGATGGGCAGGAGGCATTTGACTTTCTGCCCGGTCAAAGTGTGATCCTTCCTGACGGACTAACCATGAATGTAGGTTTTCCAGACGCAGATGAAAATCGTCCCGTTCAATGTATCACTCTTACATTGGACTGGGATACTGTTCACAAAAATCTTGACTATCTAAATGAGAGATATTCAAATCGTCAGGCACCTTTTGAATGGAAACTTGATTTTTCGCATCAGCATTCGAAAATAGCATGGAGCTTGTAA
- a CDS encoding SemiSWEET transporter, giving the protein MNTDLIGLIAGVLTSFAMMPQLIKVIRTRNADDISILILIVLLSGLSLWVWYGIMKEDWQIILSNSFAVLVNLSHSKLSELAKVAVKFLCRSGQFIPPGLLYYFQKGI; this is encoded by the coding sequence ATGAATACAGACTTAATTGGACTCATTGCAGGTGTCTTAACTTCATTTGCAATGATGCCCCAATTGATAAAGGTAATAAGAACCAGAAATGCGGATGACATTTCAATCTTAATACTTATTGTTTTACTTTCAGGTCTTTCCCTCTGGGTCTGGTATGGAATCATGAAAGAGGATTGGCAGATCATCCTATCGAATTCCTTTGCCGTTCTGGTCAATTTATCCCACTCAAAATTATCGGAATTGGCCAAAGTGGCTGTGAAATTCCTTTGCCGTTCTGGTCAATTTATCCCTCCTGGCTTACTGTATTATTTCCAGAAAGGGATTTAA
- the uvrA gene encoding excinuclease ABC subunit UvrA, producing MKIFGKNTEGSKKRDLSDQSPSEQNSEGFVRVRGAKEHNLKDVDVDIPRNKLVVFTGISGSGKSSLAFGTIYAEAQRRYLESVSPYARRLFNQMNVPEVSAIHGLPPAVALQQSRGGTTVRSTVGSVTTISNLLRMLYSRAGDYPPKQSIIYAEGFSPNTPEGACPVCHGIGRIYDVTEKSMVPDDSLTIRERAVAAWPSAWQGQNLREILMTLGFDVDKPWKDLPKKDRDWILFTDETPTVPVYSGLSAAEVQRAVKMKLPPSYMGTFTGAKRYVLQTFANTNSPMMKRRVSQYMLNTECSECHGKRLKKESLAVKFEGFDIADLSNQSLSQLMAIFTPYAEGRFLSNDKDKHPEKAIVAQNIAVDLVARLKIMIDLGLGYLSLERSTPSISPGELQRLRLATQVHSNLFGVIYVLDEPSAGLHPADTEALLAVLIKLKDAGNSMFIVEHEVDIIRHCDWVVDVGPQAGANGGEILYSGPLEGLQSVERSVTRHYIDPVPVTKEVVRTAEHWLRASNITRNNIQNLDVSIPLGVLTSITGTSGSGKSSLVSQALVDLISDYLGQDMEESSDEQPELSQETNIHTSGVITNGMEHIKRLVRVDQKPIGRTPRSNLATYTGLFDRVRQLFAETELAKKRKYDVGRFSFNVAKGRCAHCKGEGFVMVELLFLPNVYTPCPTCKGTRYNDKTLEVKYDDKNIAEVLDMTVDQAWDFFSSDRSLRQSLEVLRQVGLGYIRLGQPATELSGGEAQRIKLASELQRTQKGKTLYVLDEPTTGLHPSDVEKLIGQLNFLVDAGNTVITVEHDMHVVASSDWVIDLGPGAGKDGGKIIAEGAPAEVAKNKQSKTAKYLAAYV from the coding sequence ATGAAAATTTTTGGTAAAAATACAGAAGGCTCTAAAAAGAGAGACCTTTCAGATCAAAGTCCAAGCGAACAGAATTCCGAAGGTTTTGTACGTGTCAGGGGAGCCAAGGAACACAATCTCAAAGATGTTGATGTCGATATTCCCAGAAATAAGCTTGTCGTATTTACGGGGATATCGGGTTCGGGTAAATCTTCTCTTGCATTTGGTACGATCTATGCGGAAGCACAGCGAAGATATCTGGAGTCAGTGTCACCCTATGCAAGACGTTTATTTAATCAAATGAATGTTCCTGAGGTCAGTGCCATTCATGGACTGCCTCCGGCTGTTGCCCTGCAACAGAGCAGGGGAGGTACTACCGTCCGCTCTACAGTGGGAAGTGTAACGACTATTTCCAATTTATTGAGGATGTTATATTCCCGGGCAGGGGATTATCCGCCCAAACAGTCTATCATCTATGCAGAAGGATTTTCTCCCAATACGCCCGAAGGAGCATGTCCTGTATGCCATGGTATCGGACGCATCTACGATGTCACAGAAAAATCGATGGTACCGGATGATTCCCTGACAATACGTGAACGGGCAGTAGCTGCCTGGCCATCGGCTTGGCAAGGGCAAAATCTCCGGGAAATTTTGATGACTTTAGGATTTGATGTCGATAAGCCGTGGAAGGATCTGCCGAAAAAAGACCGGGACTGGATCCTGTTTACCGATGAAACACCTACAGTACCCGTATATTCGGGGCTGTCTGCAGCGGAGGTACAGCGCGCAGTGAAAATGAAATTGCCGCCAAGCTATATGGGAACTTTTACCGGTGCCAAACGCTATGTTCTGCAAACATTTGCAAATACCAACAGTCCGATGATGAAGAGGCGGGTATCACAGTATATGCTGAATACGGAATGTTCGGAATGTCACGGAAAGAGATTAAAAAAGGAATCTTTGGCTGTAAAATTTGAGGGATTCGACATCGCTGATCTTTCCAATCAGTCATTATCTCAGCTGATGGCCATTTTTACTCCATATGCGGAGGGTAGATTTTTATCTAATGATAAAGATAAACATCCAGAGAAAGCTATCGTTGCCCAAAATATTGCGGTAGATCTTGTTGCACGGCTAAAAATCATGATTGATCTCGGTCTGGGCTATCTTTCGCTGGAGCGGAGCACGCCAAGTATTTCTCCCGGCGAATTACAGCGGTTAAGGCTGGCGACACAGGTACATTCTAATCTGTTTGGCGTAATTTACGTTCTGGATGAACCGTCAGCGGGTCTTCATCCTGCAGATACAGAAGCCTTGTTGGCTGTTTTGATAAAATTGAAAGATGCGGGTAATTCAATGTTTATCGTAGAGCATGAGGTTGATATTATCCGACATTGTGACTGGGTTGTGGATGTTGGGCCACAGGCGGGAGCCAATGGCGGGGAAATATTATATAGCGGTCCTCTGGAAGGACTACAATCTGTAGAACGGTCGGTAACCCGTCATTATATTGATCCGGTTCCTGTTACCAAAGAGGTTGTCAGGACAGCTGAGCACTGGCTGCGAGCCAGTAATATCACCAGAAATAATATCCAAAACCTGGATGTGTCAATTCCCTTGGGCGTTCTCACCAGTATTACAGGTACTTCAGGGTCAGGTAAAAGCAGTCTGGTAAGTCAGGCGCTGGTAGACTTGATATCGGATTATTTGGGACAGGATATGGAGGAAAGCAGCGATGAACAGCCTGAACTATCACAGGAAACCAATATTCATACTTCAGGTGTTATCACAAACGGCATGGAACACATCAAGCGGCTGGTAAGAGTTGACCAAAAGCCAATCGGCAGAACACCACGTTCAAATCTGGCAACCTATACGGGGCTGTTTGACAGGGTAAGGCAATTATTTGCTGAAACTGAGCTAGCTAAAAAAAGGAAATATGATGTGGGACGTTTTTCTTTTAATGTAGCCAAGGGACGATGTGCACACTGCAAAGGAGAAGGGTTTGTTATGGTAGAACTGTTATTCCTTCCCAATGTTTATACACCATGTCCGACCTGTAAGGGAACCCGATATAATGACAAAACACTGGAAGTAAAGTATGACGATAAAAATATTGCCGAAGTTTTGGACATGACTGTGGATCAGGCCTGGGATTTTTTCAGCAGCGACAGGTCTTTAAGGCAAAGTCTTGAAGTCCTCAGACAGGTCGGTTTGGGTTATATACGTCTTGGACAGCCAGCCACAGAATTATCTGGGGGAGAAGCACAGCGTATAAAATTGGCATCGGAACTGCAGCGTACGCAAAAAGGGAAAACTTTATACGTTTTGGACGAACCGACGACAGGACTGCATCCGTCTGATGTGGAAAAGTTGATAGGTCAGCTGAATTTTTTGGTTGATGCCGGAAATACCGTGATTACGGTTGAACATGATATGCATGTTGTGGCCTCCAGTGACTGGGTGATAGATCTGGGACCCGGTGCGGGTAAAGATGGCGGAAAGATAATTGCTGAAGGAGCTCCCGCGGAAGTAGCTAAGAATAAGCAAAGCAAAACAGCTAAATATTTGGCTGCCTATGTTTAA
- a CDS encoding bestrophin family ion channel: MIINRRVPFKFLLNGIKVQLFTVALLGVTFGLLPYYAPDISIHIATTLGIAISILLSYKINQFYNRWWEAHTIWGAIVNDSRSLILQLQLYVKTENVDVAKISHYQIGWCRALERALRRQDIWPVLEDLLSGEEMKKLREHSNVPFAISQLQNGCLKNLYDENLLNEFALLQIEKILNDLVVSMGRAERIKNTVFSPTFGQILHAAIYLFAVFLSLSSSFHLNIVLQVVILISVSMMFFFLEMLAHRLQGPFSNSPTDTPMTALSRRIEINIRQLFNEKEIPDPIEPQGFYLM; the protein is encoded by the coding sequence ATGATAATAAACCGCAGAGTTCCATTTAAATTTCTATTAAATGGAATTAAGGTACAATTGTTTACAGTTGCCCTTCTGGGGGTTACTTTTGGTCTATTACCATATTATGCGCCGGATATTTCCATTCACATAGCGACAACATTGGGTATTGCGATCTCGATTCTGTTATCGTATAAAATCAACCAGTTCTATAACCGGTGGTGGGAAGCCCATACCATCTGGGGAGCAATCGTAAATGACAGCCGTTCTCTGATCCTGCAGCTCCAGCTTTATGTGAAAACTGAAAACGTAGATGTGGCTAAAATTTCCCATTATCAGATTGGCTGGTGTAGAGCCTTAGAAAGAGCATTGAGGCGGCAGGATATTTGGCCTGTTCTAGAAGATTTGCTCAGCGGAGAGGAAATGAAAAAGCTCCGAGAACATTCAAATGTCCCCTTTGCGATCAGTCAATTACAGAATGGATGCTTGAAAAATCTTTATGATGAAAACCTGCTGAATGAATTTGCTCTGCTTCAGATTGAAAAAATATTAAATGATCTGGTAGTATCGATGGGAAGAGCAGAGCGGATTAAAAATACCGTTTTTTCACCGACATTTGGTCAGATATTGCATGCCGCCATCTATTTGTTTGCGGTTTTTCTAAGTCTGTCATCCTCGTTCCACTTAAACATTGTGCTGCAGGTTGTCATTCTTATTTCGGTTTCGATGATGTTTTTTTTCTTGGAAATGCTAGCGCATAGGCTTCAGGGTCCTTTCAGCAACAGCCCTACGGATACGCCTATGACCGCACTTTCACGAAGGATAGAGATCAATATCCGTCAACTATTCAATGAGAAGGAAATCCCAGATCCAATTGAGCCGCAGGGATTTTATCTTATGTAA
- a CDS encoding IS4 family transposase, translated as MINLNVFSQILSLIDRELFKDLVSKHKSDKHQEGINSWTHLVSMLFCHFPSADSVRDISNGLRSTTGNLNHLGVVRAPSKSNISYINTHRTHELFKDLYYSVLDRLWQKDTHFRKDLGQLKRKVYLMDASIIPLCLSVFDWAKFRSTKGAVKLHTVLDYDGCLPVFMQITDGKVHESQRAGSYSFSKGSVVVVDRGYVDYSWLGDLDSRGCYFVTRSKTNMNYKVIKSYQSGALLERGIIKDEIIELSGAACNKYNSKPLRLVHFWDSTTGNEYHFLTNNTKWKASLLANIYKQRWHIEVFFKHLKQRLKVSTFIGTSENAVMIQIWTSLIGILLLKYLQKKAKYDWNLSNLVAFIRMNIFVKINIWQWIDDPFIRPPIKGKKGQLKIFAD; from the coding sequence ATGATAAATTTAAATGTTTTTAGTCAGATTTTATCTCTTATCGACCGCGAATTATTCAAAGATTTGGTTTCAAAGCACAAAAGTGACAAACATCAGGAAGGGATCAACAGCTGGACGCATCTAGTCAGTATGCTTTTCTGTCATTTTCCCTCGGCAGATTCGGTTCGTGATATTAGTAACGGTCTACGCAGTACCACTGGTAACCTGAACCACTTAGGTGTAGTAAGAGCTCCAAGTAAGTCTAATATATCCTATATCAACACACACCGTACCCATGAACTTTTCAAAGATCTTTACTATTCTGTTTTGGATAGGCTTTGGCAAAAGGACACCCATTTTCGCAAAGATCTTGGTCAGCTAAAGCGTAAAGTATATCTGATGGATGCAAGCATCATCCCCTTATGTCTATCTGTATTTGACTGGGCAAAGTTTCGCAGCACCAAAGGTGCCGTAAAGCTGCACACTGTCTTGGATTATGATGGCTGCCTACCTGTTTTTATGCAGATTACCGATGGAAAAGTACATGAGAGCCAGCGTGCCGGTAGTTACAGTTTTTCCAAGGGAAGCGTGGTGGTAGTGGACCGTGGCTACGTGGATTACAGCTGGCTTGGGGATTTGGACAGCAGGGGCTGTTATTTCGTTACCAGGAGTAAAACCAACATGAATTACAAGGTTATCAAATCATATCAGAGTGGAGCACTCCTTGAAAGGGGAATCATTAAAGATGAGATCATTGAGCTTTCCGGTGCTGCCTGCAATAAATACAATTCTAAACCGCTACGCCTGGTCCACTTTTGGGACAGCACCACTGGTAATGAGTACCACTTTTTGACCAATAATACGAAGTGGAAGGCTTCTTTGCTTGCAAACATCTACAAACAACGCTGGCATATCGAAGTCTTCTTCAAGCATCTAAAGCAGCGCTTAAAAGTATCGACATTCATAGGGACTTCTGAAAATGCAGTGATGATCCAGATCTGGACTTCACTCATTGGCATATTACTGTTAAAATACTTACAAAAAAAGGCCAAATATGACTGGAACCTGTCCAATCTGGTCGCATTCATCAGAATGAATATCTTCGTGAAAATAAACATCTGGCAATGGATAGATGATCCCTTTATCAGGCCGCCTATAAAAGGAAAAAAGGGACAGCTAAAGATCTTCGCAGATTGA
- a CDS encoding iron-containing alcohol dehydrogenase, translated as MSKLFVASEVFHGAGSLSELKNLSGKKAIIVTGGQSMKRSGTLDRALSYLNEAGLETAVFDGVEEDPSSETSLKGAAVMRDFEPDWIVGLGGCSAIDAAKMMWVFYEYPDADFEAMTKPFTVPTLRQRAKFVAIPSTSGTGTETTGLAVITDREKGVKYPIVSYELTPDIAIVDGEICASMPAHITSNTGLDALTHCVEAYVSNIEDNYADVLAKGGLEIVFQNLEEAVNNPGNIKARQNMHDASFMGGLAFNNAWLGIVHSLSHQVGALYGIPHGAANAIFLPNVIRYNQTATNRYPDLAKIVGRTSAEELAQEIEKLRASVNNIGSLKAFGISREDWEKNLDFISKNALEDPCTGFNPRKPTLQDLKDLYNASFEGNIYQN; from the coding sequence ATGAGCAAGTTATTTGTTGCCAGCGAAGTATTTCACGGAGCTGGAAGTTTATCAGAATTAAAGAACCTTTCAGGAAAGAAAGCGATCATTGTAACTGGTGGACAATCAATGAAAAGAAGTGGGACCTTAGATAGAGCACTTTCCTATTTAAACGAAGCAGGACTTGAAACTGCTGTTTTTGACGGTGTTGAAGAAGATCCGTCTTCGGAAACAAGTCTTAAGGGAGCTGCAGTGATGCGTGATTTTGAACCGGACTGGATTGTTGGTCTTGGGGGCTGTTCTGCAATCGATGCGGCAAAAATGATGTGGGTCTTCTATGAATATCCCGATGCCGATTTTGAGGCAATGACAAAACCTTTCACTGTTCCGACATTACGCCAGAGGGCTAAATTTGTAGCGATCCCTTCTACAAGTGGTACCGGAACAGAAACAACAGGTCTGGCGGTTATCACTGATAGAGAAAAAGGGGTGAAGTATCCGATCGTTTCTTACGAGCTAACTCCGGATATTGCAATTGTAGATGGAGAAATATGTGCTTCAATGCCGGCTCACATCACATCAAATACGGGGCTGGATGCTTTGACACATTGTGTGGAAGCCTATGTGTCGAATATTGAAGACAACTATGCAGATGTACTGGCAAAAGGAGGTCTGGAAATTGTTTTTCAGAATCTGGAAGAAGCGGTGAATAATCCGGGCAATATCAAGGCTCGTCAAAACATGCACGATGCTTCATTTATGGGAGGTTTAGCTTTTAATAATGCATGGTTGGGTATTGTACACTCATTATCGCATCAAGTTGGTGCCCTTTATGGTATTCCCCATGGTGCAGCCAACGCGATATTCCTTCCAAATGTGATCCGTTACAATCAGACAGCAACAAACAGATACCCTGATCTGGCCAAAATTGTTGGCAGGACATCAGCAGAGGAGCTGGCTCAGGAAATTGAGAAACTTAGAGCGTCCGTCAACAACATAGGTTCACTTAAAGCATTCGGTATTTCCCGTGAAGACTGGGAGAAAAATCTGGATTTCATCAGCAAAAATGCTTTAGAAGATCCATGTACAGGTTTCAATCCGCGTAAACCTACTTTACAGGACCTAAAAGATCTTTACAATGCTTCTTTTGAAGGTAATATCTATCAGAATTAG
- a CDS encoding protein kinase domain-containing protein, whose amino-acid sequence MSNKNSILAKGQTIDNKYSVSFFLKKGSYAETYRAQNEAKATKFLKLFDFAKLHRTQFTESGEILEIEMLKQMKHPNLVKYNNSGNAIIDSHKYAYVVLDFVSGETLADRMKRENTLNPYDAKSIILSVLNGLNYLHNKQIIHNDITNQNIMLDLSGKIAIPKIIDFGYARFLQQSNKDFLKDGLNLFYTATETFNKVFSAQSDIYSVGALYFHLLTGLPPYFVEISKYKSDKIQLEEVILDERKKPLKFSDKIDEETQSIIRKALQSKAGNRFKSVKEFIQTLNGELEVEFSIPEEKTAKIQPKEKKKGKGFSAIAGMQELKDTIQLDVIDALNDKERYAEYGLTIPNGMLLYGPPGCGKTFFAEKMSEEIGFNFYQIKPSDIQSKFVNASQENIKNLFDEARQNAPSIIFIDELDALVPSRDTSNISHMNTSAVNEFLAQMNNCGEDGIFIVGATNRPNAIDPAILRSGRLDKHIYLPPPDFEARKLMFELYLKKRPTEIGLNYEELAKATENYVSSDIKFLCDEASRKALKENTRITKTVVLETIRNNKPSISLQELNSYLVIKAKMEGESNNTNDRPSIGFKT is encoded by the coding sequence ATGAGTAACAAGAATTCCATATTGGCAAAAGGTCAAACTATTGACAATAAATATTCAGTTAGCTTCTTTCTGAAAAAAGGAAGTTATGCCGAAACCTATCGTGCACAAAATGAAGCGAAAGCAACCAAATTTCTAAAACTTTTTGACTTCGCAAAATTGCATCGTACACAGTTTACGGAAAGTGGGGAGATTTTGGAAATCGAAATGCTAAAACAAATGAAGCATCCCAATTTGGTAAAGTACAATAATAGCGGAAATGCTATTATTGACAGCCATAAATATGCTTATGTGGTTTTGGATTTTGTAAGTGGAGAAACTTTAGCCGACAGAATGAAACGTGAAAATACACTCAATCCGTATGACGCAAAAAGTATCATTTTGAGTGTTTTAAATGGTTTGAATTATCTGCACAACAAACAAATCATTCATAACGATATTACCAACCAGAATATAATGCTGGATTTATCAGGTAAGATCGCCATTCCTAAAATCATAGATTTTGGTTATGCTCGTTTTCTGCAACAATCTAACAAAGATTTTTTGAAAGATGGTTTGAATTTGTTTTACACAGCTACTGAAACGTTTAATAAAGTATTTTCTGCTCAAAGCGATATTTATTCGGTCGGTGCTTTATATTTCCATTTATTGACAGGTTTACCGCCTTACTTTGTAGAAATATCCAAATACAAATCTGACAAAATACAATTAGAGGAAGTTATTTTAGACGAGCGCAAAAAACCTTTAAAATTTTCGGATAAAATAGACGAAGAAACGCAGAGCATAATCCGAAAAGCATTGCAATCAAAAGCAGGGAACCGTTTCAAGTCTGTAAAAGAATTTATTCAAACATTAAACGGAGAATTAGAAGTCGAATTTTCAATTCCAGAAGAAAAAACCGCAAAAATTCAGCCCAAAGAAAAGAAAAAAGGCAAAGGATTTTCAGCAATTGCAGGAATGCAAGAATTGAAAGACACTATACAATTAGACGTAATAGACGCCTTGAACGATAAAGAACGATATGCAGAATATGGTTTAACTATTCCTAACGGAATGTTATTGTATGGTCCGCCTGGTTGTGGTAAAACTTTTTTTGCTGAGAAAATGTCAGAAGAAATTGGATTTAATTTTTACCAGATAAAACCGTCAGACATTCAAAGTAAATTCGTCAATGCTTCACAGGAAAACATCAAGAATTTATTTGATGAAGCAAGGCAGAACGCACCGAGTATAATTTTTATAGACGAATTGGATGCACTTGTACCTAGTCGGGACACATCCAACATCAGTCATATGAACACAAGTGCAGTCAATGAATTTTTAGCACAGATGAATAATTGCGGAGAAGACGGAATTTTTATTGTTGGTGCTACTAATAGACCAAATGCTATTGACCCAGCAATTTTGCGTTCAGGGAGATTGGATAAACATATTTACTTGCCACCACCTGATTTTGAAGCCCGTAAATTGATGTTTGAATTGTACTTAAAAAAGCGTCCGACAGAAATTGGTTTGAATTACGAAGAATTAGCCAAAGCAACCGAAAACTATGTCTCAAGTGATATCAAATTTCTATGCGATGAAGCATCACGAAAAGCATTGAAAGAAAATACACGGATTACAAAAACCGTTGTTTTGGAGACAATCCGAAACAATAAACCATCAATCTCTTTGCAGGAGTTAAACAGCTACTTAGTAATTAAAGCAAAAATGGAAGGAGAAAGTAATAACACTAATGATAGACCGAGTATTGGATTTAAGACGTAG